The following are from one region of the Streptomyces changanensis genome:
- a CDS encoding carbohydrate ABC transporter permease, translating into MIGLAERKSAPAAGTTPGTAQGPPPAAPRPPLRRRVALLPTATLLLGALYCLLPAAWVVVAATKSGRELFSTFTFLPGTGFTENLTDLHAYRDGIYWRWMANSAFYAGLGALLSTAVSAVSGYALALYRFPGREALFKVLLAGVLVPPVILAVPQYLLLAEADLTDTYLSVLLPLLLSPYGVYLARIYAAAAVPTDVVEAARMDGAGEWRVFTRIGVPMMAPGLVTIFLFQFVAIWNNFLLPYIMLGDDEKFPMTLGLYTLLAQGSNTPALYTLVITGALLALLPLIALFLFIQRFWSLDLLSGAVKS; encoded by the coding sequence ATGATCGGCCTCGCCGAGCGCAAGTCCGCCCCCGCCGCCGGCACCACCCCCGGCACCGCCCAGGGACCGCCGCCCGCCGCGCCGCGCCCCCCGCTCCGCCGCCGCGTCGCCCTCCTGCCCACCGCGACCCTGCTCCTGGGCGCCCTGTACTGCCTGCTGCCGGCCGCCTGGGTCGTGGTCGCCGCCACCAAGTCCGGCCGCGAACTCTTCTCCACCTTCACCTTCCTGCCCGGCACCGGCTTCACCGAGAACCTCACCGACCTGCACGCCTACCGCGACGGCATCTACTGGCGGTGGATGGCCAACTCCGCCTTCTACGCCGGTCTCGGCGCCCTCCTGTCCACCGCCGTGTCCGCCGTCTCCGGCTACGCGCTGGCGCTGTACCGCTTCCCCGGCCGCGAAGCCCTCTTCAAGGTCCTCCTCGCCGGGGTGCTCGTACCGCCGGTGATCCTCGCCGTCCCGCAGTACCTGCTGCTCGCCGAGGCGGACCTCACCGACACCTACCTGTCGGTGCTGCTGCCGTTGCTGCTCTCCCCGTACGGCGTCTACCTCGCCCGCATCTACGCCGCGGCGGCCGTGCCCACCGACGTCGTCGAGGCCGCCCGGATGGACGGCGCGGGGGAGTGGCGGGTCTTCACCCGCATCGGGGTGCCGATGATGGCCCCCGGACTGGTGACGATCTTCCTGTTCCAGTTCGTGGCCATCTGGAACAACTTCCTGCTGCCCTACATCATGCTCGGCGACGACGAGAAGTTCCCGATGACGCTCGGCCTCTACACGCTCCTCGCCCAGGGCTCCAACACCCCCGCCCTCTACACCCTGGTCATCACGGGGGCGCTGCTGGCCCTGCTGCCGCTGATCGCCCTGTTCCTCTTCATCCAGCGGTTCTGGAGCCTGGACCTGCTGTCGGGAGCCGTAAAGTCGTGA
- a CDS encoding carbohydrate ABC transporter permease: MTTAAPGATTAATAAARRTGARRRGRGAPYAFLAPAAVLFLLFFALPIGYAVWLSLHKVEVKGLGLGKGARSEVWAGLGNYTDALTDPELLDGALRVLGYGAIVVPTMLGLALLFALLLDAERVRLTPFTRLAIFLPYAVPGVIAALLWGFLYLPDVSPFFHVLDAAGLPRPDLLDGGPLFLSLANIAVWGGTGFNMIVIYTSLRSIPAEVYEAARLDGCSQLQIALRVKIPMVAPSLVLTFFFSIIATLQVFAEPTTLKPLTNSVSTTWSPLMKVYQDAFGNGDLHTAAATAVIIAVVTLALSFGFLRVADSRRTQGEPR, encoded by the coding sequence GTGACCACCGCCGCCCCCGGGGCGACCACCGCCGCCACGGCCGCCGCCCGCCGCACCGGCGCGCGGCGGCGCGGCCGCGGCGCGCCGTACGCCTTCCTCGCCCCCGCCGCCGTCCTCTTCCTGCTCTTCTTCGCCCTGCCCATCGGCTACGCGGTCTGGCTCAGCCTGCACAAGGTCGAGGTCAAGGGCCTCGGCCTCGGCAAGGGCGCCCGCAGCGAGGTGTGGGCGGGACTCGGCAACTACACCGACGCCCTCACCGACCCCGAACTCCTCGACGGCGCGCTGCGCGTACTCGGCTACGGCGCCATCGTCGTCCCCACCATGCTCGGCCTCGCCCTGCTGTTCGCGCTGCTGCTCGACGCCGAACGGGTCCGCCTCACCCCCTTCACCCGGCTGGCGATCTTCCTCCCGTACGCCGTGCCCGGCGTCATCGCCGCCCTCCTGTGGGGCTTCCTCTACCTGCCCGACGTCAGCCCCTTCTTCCACGTCCTCGACGCGGCGGGGCTGCCGCGGCCCGACCTGCTCGACGGCGGACCGCTGTTCCTGTCGCTGGCGAACATCGCCGTCTGGGGCGGCACCGGCTTCAACATGATCGTCATCTACACCTCCCTGCGGTCCATCCCCGCCGAGGTGTACGAGGCGGCCCGGCTCGACGGCTGCTCGCAGCTCCAGATCGCGCTCCGCGTCAAGATCCCCATGGTGGCGCCGTCGCTGGTGCTGACCTTCTTCTTCTCGATCATCGCCACGCTCCAGGTCTTCGCCGAGCCGACCACCCTCAAGCCGCTCACCAACTCCGTCTCCACCACCTGGAGCCCCCTGATGAAGGTCTACCAGGACGCCTTCGGCAACGGCGACCTCCACACCGCCGCCGCCACCGCCGTGATCATCGCGGTGGTCACGCTCGCCCTGTCGTTCGGCTTCCTCCGCGTCGCCGACTCCCGCCGCACCCAGGGAGAACCCCGATGA
- a CDS encoding glycoside hydrolase family 53 protein — protein MFPASRLTRTVRALFLPLVAGLALTAPAPAAHAAATLANPGFESGTAGWSTRSATGHHSASFVEAGGRSGASRLSHWASTAYRVETYQSLTGLADGPHTLTAWVRSGGGRHAAYLSLRDCGAPEQRTDLPATPDGRWMRIVTSVRVTSGRCTVAVTSDAHAGGWINVDDVTLTPGSTGLSVRGVDVSSLKKSEDLGGVYRDASGAPADALAVLRAAGADHARLKVWVDPADGYHDKARVLETARRIKARGMRLLVDFHYSDTWADPGAQTKPAAWASHSYEQLRADVYDHTRDVLAALKAQGTTADMVQIGNETNTGMLWPEGSTTDWSRLAGLLNAGASAAKSVSSSTRVALHLAHGGDNALYRWWFDAATAHGVRFDVIALSFYGYWHGPLSALQANLDDVSARYGKPVLVVETAYPFRLDDEDGHENIIDRTDELVDGYPATPAGQATWLRDVMNVVEAVPHGRGLGVVYWEPTWTAVRGNGWDPADPASGNGWENQALFDYADRPLPAMAWLRHR, from the coding sequence ATGTTCCCAGCGAGCCGCCTGACCCGCACGGTGCGGGCCCTGTTCCTCCCCCTGGTCGCGGGCCTGGCCCTGACCGCCCCCGCCCCCGCCGCCCACGCCGCGGCCACGCTCGCCAACCCGGGCTTCGAGTCCGGCACGGCCGGCTGGTCCACCCGCTCGGCGACCGGGCACCACTCCGCGTCGTTCGTCGAGGCCGGCGGGCGCAGCGGCGCGTCCCGGCTGTCGCACTGGGCGTCCACCGCCTACCGGGTGGAGACGTACCAGAGTCTGACCGGCCTGGCGGACGGCCCGCACACGCTGACCGCCTGGGTGCGGTCCGGCGGCGGCCGGCACGCCGCTTACCTCTCCCTGCGCGACTGCGGTGCGCCCGAGCAGCGCACCGACCTGCCGGCCACCCCGGACGGGCGGTGGATGCGGATCGTCACCTCGGTGCGGGTCACGTCCGGCCGGTGCACGGTCGCCGTCACCTCCGACGCCCACGCGGGCGGCTGGATCAACGTCGACGACGTGACCTTGACCCCCGGCTCCACCGGGCTGTCCGTGCGGGGCGTCGACGTGTCGTCCCTGAAGAAGAGCGAGGACCTCGGCGGCGTCTACCGCGACGCCTCCGGCGCCCCCGCCGACGCGCTGGCCGTCCTGCGCGCGGCCGGCGCCGACCACGCGCGCCTCAAGGTGTGGGTGGACCCGGCGGACGGCTACCACGACAAGGCCCGCGTCCTGGAGACCGCCCGCCGCATCAAGGCCCGGGGCATGCGACTGCTGGTGGACTTCCACTACTCCGACACGTGGGCCGACCCCGGCGCCCAGACCAAGCCCGCCGCCTGGGCCTCCCACTCCTACGAGCAACTGCGCGCGGACGTGTACGACCACACCCGTGACGTGCTCGCCGCCCTCAAGGCGCAGGGCACCACGGCCGACATGGTGCAGATCGGCAACGAGACCAACACCGGCATGCTGTGGCCCGAGGGCTCGACCACCGACTGGTCACGGCTGGCGGGGCTGCTGAACGCGGGGGCCTCGGCCGCCAAGTCGGTCTCCTCCTCCACCCGGGTCGCCCTGCACCTGGCGCACGGCGGGGACAACGCCCTGTACCGGTGGTGGTTCGACGCCGCGACCGCGCACGGCGTGCGCTTCGACGTCATCGCGCTCTCCTTCTACGGCTACTGGCACGGCCCGCTCTCCGCGCTCCAGGCGAACCTGGACGACGTGTCGGCCCGGTACGGCAAGCCCGTCCTCGTCGTGGAGACGGCCTACCCGTTCCGGCTGGACGACGAGGACGGCCACGAGAACATCATCGACCGGACCGACGAGCTGGTCGACGGCTACCCGGCGACCCCGGCCGGCCAGGCGACCTGGCTGCGGGACGTCATGAACGTCGTGGAGGCCGTGCCGCACGGGCGCGGGCTGGGCGTCGTGTACTGGGAGCCGACGTGGACGGCCGTGCGGGGCAACGGGTGGGATCCGGCGGACCCGGCGTCCGGCAACGGCTGGGAGAACCAGGCGCTGTTCGACTACGCCGACCGGCCGCTGCCCGCGATGGCCTGGCTCCGCCACCGCTGA
- a CDS encoding beta-galactosidase — MPDAPRSLTPLAFGADYNPEQWPESVWREDMALMQEAGVTMVSVGIFSWALLEPEPGVHDFGWLDRLLDLLHDHGVRADLGTPTICPPAWFYRAHPDALPVTREGVRLSFGSRGAICHTSPAYRAAAADITERLARRYADHPALALWHVHNEYGVPVSACYCDTCAAAFRVWLAGRYGTVDAVNDAWGTAFWGQRYGDLEQITPPRLTPTVANPAQRLDYRRFADAAMRENFVAERDILHRHSPGVPVTTNFMTALSQCDSVDYWAWGREVDLVTNDHYLITDGRRTHVNLAMAADLTRSVAGGAPWLLLEHSTSGVNWQPRNPAKAPGEMARNSLAHVARGSDGAMFFQWRQSRRGAEKFHSAMVPHAGTNSRVWREVVRLGADVGALAEVRGTRTEADVAVVWDWQSWWAQQLEWRPSEDHDARERADTAYEALYDRHLTVDFAAPEADLGAYPLVVVPALYLTTPAAGRNLRAYVEGGGTLVVSYFSGIVDEHDAVHEGPYPGALRDVLGLTVEEFSPLLPGERVRLAPPAGGDGGAGAAPPELTGDVWTEFVVERGARTVWEYADGPAAGRPAVTRHRLGDGTAWYVSTRLDADGLGAVLDLAAADAGIAPRTALARDVEVVRRSGDSGRFVFVVNHTQAAADVPLEAPGTELLGGARVDAALTVPAGAVRVVRLDG, encoded by the coding sequence ATGCCGGATGCACCCCGGTCCCTGACACCGCTCGCCTTCGGTGCGGACTACAACCCCGAGCAGTGGCCGGAAAGCGTCTGGCGCGAGGACATGGCCCTGATGCAGGAGGCCGGGGTCACCATGGTGAGCGTCGGCATCTTCTCCTGGGCGCTCCTCGAACCGGAACCGGGCGTCCACGACTTCGGCTGGCTCGACCGGCTCCTCGACCTGCTGCACGACCACGGTGTGCGCGCCGACCTCGGCACGCCCACGATCTGCCCGCCGGCCTGGTTCTACCGCGCCCACCCCGACGCCCTGCCCGTCACCCGTGAGGGCGTGCGCCTCTCGTTCGGCTCGCGCGGCGCGATCTGCCACACCTCGCCCGCCTACCGGGCCGCCGCGGCCGACATCACCGAGCGGCTCGCCCGCCGCTACGCCGACCACCCGGCGCTGGCGCTGTGGCACGTCCACAACGAGTACGGCGTCCCCGTCTCCGCCTGCTACTGCGACACCTGCGCCGCCGCCTTCCGCGTCTGGCTGGCCGGGCGGTACGGCACGGTCGACGCGGTCAACGACGCCTGGGGCACCGCCTTCTGGGGACAGCGCTACGGCGACCTGGAGCAGATCACCCCGCCCCGGCTCACCCCCACGGTCGCCAACCCGGCCCAGCGGCTGGACTACCGGCGCTTCGCCGACGCCGCCATGCGGGAGAACTTCGTCGCCGAGCGCGACATCCTGCACCGGCACTCCCCCGGCGTCCCGGTGACCACCAACTTCATGACGGCGCTGAGTCAGTGCGACTCCGTCGACTACTGGGCCTGGGGCCGCGAGGTCGACCTGGTCACCAACGACCACTACCTGATCACCGACGGCCGGCGCACCCACGTCAACCTCGCCATGGCCGCCGACCTGACGCGCTCGGTGGCGGGCGGGGCGCCCTGGCTGCTGCTGGAGCACTCCACGAGCGGCGTCAACTGGCAGCCCCGCAACCCCGCGAAGGCGCCGGGCGAGATGGCGCGCAACTCCCTCGCCCACGTCGCACGCGGCTCCGACGGCGCGATGTTCTTCCAGTGGCGCCAGTCCCGGCGCGGCGCCGAGAAGTTCCACTCCGCGATGGTGCCGCACGCCGGCACCAACTCCCGCGTCTGGCGGGAGGTCGTACGGCTCGGCGCGGACGTGGGCGCGCTGGCGGAGGTCCGGGGCACGCGCACGGAGGCCGACGTCGCCGTGGTGTGGGACTGGCAGTCCTGGTGGGCGCAGCAGCTGGAGTGGCGCCCGAGCGAGGACCACGACGCCCGCGAGCGGGCCGACACCGCGTACGAGGCCCTGTACGACCGGCACCTGACCGTCGACTTCGCCGCGCCGGAGGCCGACCTCGGCGCCTACCCGCTGGTGGTGGTGCCCGCGCTGTATCTGACGACCCCCGCGGCGGGGCGCAACCTGCGCGCGTACGTGGAGGGCGGCGGCACGCTCGTCGTGTCGTACTTCTCCGGCATCGTCGACGAGCACGACGCCGTGCACGAGGGCCCCTACCCGGGCGCGCTGCGCGACGTGCTGGGGCTGACCGTCGAGGAGTTCTCCCCCCTGCTTCCCGGGGAGCGGGTCCGGCTCGCCCCACCGGCCGGCGGGGACGGCGGGGCCGGGGCGGCGCCGCCGGAGCTGACCGGCGACGTGTGGACCGAGTTCGTCGTGGAGCGCGGCGCGCGGACGGTGTGGGAGTACGCCGACGGACCCGCCGCCGGCCGGCCCGCCGTGACCCGCCACCGCCTCGGCGACGGCACCGCCTGGTACGTGTCGACCCGCCTCGACGCCGACGGGCTCGGCGCGGTCCTCGACCTGGCCGCCGCGGACGCGGGCATCGCCCCGCGCACCGCACTGGCCCGGGACGTGGAGGTGGTCCGCCGCAGCGGCGACTCCGGCCGCTTCGTCTTCGTGGTCAACCACACCCAGGCGGCGGCCGACGTGCCGCTGGAGGCGCCCGGCACCGAACTGCTCGGCGGCGCCCGCGTCGACGCCGCGCTGACCGTGCCCGCCGGGGCCGTGCGGGTCGTACGGCTCGACGGCTGA
- a CDS encoding LacI family DNA-binding transcriptional regulator has product MTMQQTGGRRRPPTIHDVAREAGVSRGTVSRVLNGGHYVSPAAQEAVNAAIRRTGYVVNRHARSLITGRSDSVGFLLTEPQERFFEDPNFNVLLRGCTQALAAHDIPLLLMIAGTEAERRRITRYITAGHVDGVLLVSSHSGDPLAERLRDAGVPLVACGKPIGQASRISYVAADDRDGARYMVRHLLSLGRRRIGTITGPLDTPGGVDRLGGYREVLAEAGVALDERLVATGDYSRAGGEACAARLLDRVPDLDALFVASDLMARGALTALQRAGRRVPEDVAVGGFDDSPAATATEPALTTIRQPWDRISSEMVRVLLALIGGEDPAAVILPTELVRRASA; this is encoded by the coding sequence GTGACCATGCAGCAGACGGGGGGCAGGCGCAGGCCGCCGACGATCCACGACGTGGCCCGTGAGGCGGGCGTCTCACGGGGCACGGTCTCACGCGTCCTCAACGGCGGGCACTACGTCAGCCCCGCCGCGCAGGAGGCCGTCAACGCCGCCATCCGCCGGACCGGGTACGTCGTCAACCGGCACGCCCGCTCCCTCATCACGGGCCGTTCGGACTCGGTGGGCTTCCTCCTGACCGAACCCCAGGAGCGGTTCTTCGAGGACCCCAACTTCAACGTCCTGCTGCGCGGCTGCACCCAGGCCCTCGCCGCGCACGACATCCCGCTCCTGCTGATGATCGCGGGGACGGAGGCCGAACGGCGGCGCATCACCCGCTACATCACCGCCGGGCACGTCGACGGGGTCCTGCTCGTCTCCAGCCACTCCGGCGACCCCCTCGCCGAGCGGCTGCGTGACGCGGGCGTGCCCCTCGTGGCGTGCGGCAAGCCGATCGGACAGGCTTCCAGGATCAGTTACGTCGCCGCCGACGACCGCGACGGCGCCCGGTACATGGTCCGCCACCTGCTGTCCCTCGGACGCCGCCGCATCGGCACGATCACCGGTCCGCTCGACACCCCCGGCGGCGTGGACCGCCTCGGCGGCTACCGGGAGGTCCTCGCCGAGGCGGGCGTCGCCCTCGACGAACGGCTCGTCGCCACCGGTGACTACAGCCGGGCCGGCGGCGAGGCCTGCGCGGCCCGGCTGCTCGACCGCGTCCCCGACCTGGACGCCCTGTTCGTCGCGTCCGACCTGATGGCGCGGGGCGCGCTGACCGCCCTGCAGCGGGCGGGACGGCGGGTGCCCGAGGACGTCGCGGTCGGCGGGTTCGACGACTCGCCCGCGGCGACGGCGACCGAGCCGGCCCTCACCACGATCCGCCAGCCCTGGGACCGGATCAGCTCCGAGATGGTCCGCGTGCTGCTCGCCCTGATCGGCGGCGAGGACCCGGCGGCGGTCATCCTCCCGACGGAACTGGTCCGCCGCGCCTCCGCCTGA
- a CDS encoding ABC transporter substrate-binding protein has protein sequence MPFTLRRRLVASSVAALLGASALTACGSSGDDGTAAGAGPAALTYWAWAPGMDKVAALWNEGPGKEAGITVTVKKQASGDDLVTKILTAAKAHQAPDLVQAEYQALPTLVSNDVLADISREVAGVEKKFAPGVWQQTTLGTDAVYAVPQDSGPMMFYYRQDLFRQYGLTVPTTWDQFAATARALKQKAPDKSLTTFSANDAGLFAGLAQQAGARWWTTEGDTWKVGIDDPATRKVAEFWGGLVEEGAVDNQPMYTPAWNNALNTGKQIAWVSAVWAPGTLTTAAPDTRGKWAMAPLPQWTAGARATGSWGGSSTAVTNDSKHKAAAARFVTWLNTDPTALAALVKEGGIYPAATAAQTGGALAEAPDFFADQPDFYERAAAIAGTTAPSAWGPNVNVAYTAFRDAFARAAKNRSDFGAALRTVHDTTVADLRKQGFEVAE, from the coding sequence ATGCCGTTCACGCTGCGCCGCCGCCTCGTGGCCTCATCCGTCGCCGCCCTCCTCGGCGCCTCCGCCCTCACCGCCTGCGGCTCGTCCGGCGACGACGGGACGGCGGCCGGGGCGGGCCCCGCCGCCCTCACCTACTGGGCGTGGGCCCCCGGGATGGACAAGGTCGCGGCCCTGTGGAACGAGGGCCCCGGCAAGGAGGCCGGGATCACCGTCACCGTGAAGAAGCAGGCGTCCGGCGACGACCTCGTCACCAAGATCCTCACGGCCGCCAAGGCACACCAGGCCCCCGACCTGGTCCAGGCCGAGTACCAGGCCCTGCCCACCCTCGTCAGCAACGACGTCCTCGCCGACATATCCCGGGAGGTCGCGGGCGTCGAGAAGAAGTTCGCCCCCGGCGTCTGGCAGCAGACGACCCTCGGCACGGACGCCGTCTACGCCGTGCCGCAGGACTCCGGGCCCATGATGTTCTACTACCGGCAGGACCTCTTCCGGCAGTACGGCCTGACCGTCCCCACCACCTGGGACCAGTTCGCCGCGACCGCCCGCGCCCTGAAGCAGAAGGCGCCGGACAAGTCCCTCACCACCTTCTCCGCCAACGACGCCGGCCTGTTCGCCGGCCTCGCCCAGCAGGCCGGCGCCCGCTGGTGGACCACCGAGGGCGACACGTGGAAGGTCGGCATCGACGACCCCGCCACCCGCAAGGTCGCGGAGTTCTGGGGCGGCCTGGTCGAGGAGGGCGCCGTCGACAACCAGCCCATGTACACCCCCGCCTGGAACAACGCCCTCAACACCGGCAAGCAGATCGCCTGGGTCAGCGCCGTGTGGGCCCCCGGCACCCTGACCACCGCCGCCCCCGACACCCGCGGCAAGTGGGCGATGGCCCCGCTGCCGCAGTGGACCGCCGGCGCCCGGGCCACCGGCAGCTGGGGCGGCTCCTCCACCGCCGTCACCAACGACAGCAAGCACAAGGCCGCCGCCGCCAGGTTCGTCACCTGGCTCAACACCGACCCCACCGCTCTCGCCGCCCTCGTGAAGGAAGGCGGCATCTACCCGGCCGCCACCGCCGCGCAGACCGGCGGCGCCCTGGCCGAGGCCCCCGACTTCTTCGCCGACCAGCCGGACTTCTACGAGCGTGCCGCCGCCATCGCGGGGACCACCGCCCCCTCCGCCTGGGGCCCGAACGTCAACGTCGCCTACACCGCCTTCCGCGACGCCTTCGCCCGCGCCGCGAAGAACCGCTCCGACTTCGGCGCCGCACTGCGCACCGTCCACGACACCACCGTCGCCGACCTGCGGAAGCAGGGATTCGAGGTCGCCGAGTGA